A genomic window from Micromonospora violae includes:
- a CDS encoding FAD-dependent oxidoreductase codes for MLPTSTDVLVVGAGPTGLATALTLARRGVEVTVLDRLAAPPTTSRAAVVHAYTLEVLDRIGAAAPLIAQAVRTPRFTVRDRDRLLLSVPFHDLPSRFPYALLISQAVTEAVLTEQLAELGVQVRRSRQLTGLSRAGDGMLAQVDGEELRTRFVVGADGLHSTVRQLAGIGFTGSSDEESFVLADVRVRSVLPRDEAALFLARSGPLVWAPLPDGVVRLVAAVETAPVEPDAAYLQALLDERGPARRPDRVTEVLWGSRFRVHHRIADTFRAGPVLLAGDAGHVHSPAGGQGMNLGICDAVALGTAVADVLDGGPETLLDDYNARQRPMAEDVLSFAAGLTRMAAVSPAGRPARDVLLRLVGAVPPVRRRIALRLSGLSHRAPTPS; via the coding sequence ATGCTGCCCACGAGCACCGACGTCCTGGTGGTGGGGGCCGGCCCCACCGGTCTCGCCACCGCGCTCACGCTGGCCCGGCGCGGAGTCGAGGTGACCGTGCTGGACCGGCTGGCCGCGCCGCCGACGACCTCCCGCGCCGCCGTCGTGCACGCGTACACCCTGGAGGTGCTGGACCGGATCGGCGCCGCGGCGCCGCTGATCGCCCAGGCGGTGCGGACGCCGCGCTTCACCGTGCGCGACCGGGACCGGCTGCTGCTGTCGGTGCCGTTCCACGACCTGCCGTCCCGCTTCCCCTACGCGCTGCTGATCTCCCAGGCGGTCACCGAAGCCGTGCTCACCGAACAGTTGGCCGAGCTCGGCGTCCAGGTACGACGGTCGCGCCAGCTCACCGGGCTGAGCCGCGCTGGTGACGGCATGCTCGCGCAGGTCGACGGGGAGGAGCTGCGCACCCGGTTCGTGGTCGGCGCGGACGGCCTGCACAGCACCGTCCGACAGTTGGCCGGCATCGGCTTCACCGGGAGCAGCGACGAGGAGTCCTTCGTCCTCGCCGACGTGCGGGTGCGCAGCGTGCTGCCCCGCGACGAGGCGGCGCTCTTCCTCGCCCGCTCCGGGCCACTGGTCTGGGCACCACTCCCCGACGGCGTGGTCCGGTTGGTCGCCGCCGTGGAGACCGCCCCAGTCGAGCCGGACGCGGCCTACCTTCAGGCGCTGCTCGACGAACGCGGCCCGGCACGACGACCCGACCGGGTGACCGAGGTGCTCTGGGGCTCCCGATTCCGGGTGCACCACCGGATCGCCGACACCTTCCGGGCCGGGCCGGTGCTGCTGGCCGGGGACGCCGGGCACGTGCACAGCCCCGCCGGTGGGCAGGGCATGAACCTCGGCATCTGCGACGCGGTAGCGCTCGGCACCGCCGTGGCGGACGTGCTCGACGGTGGGCCCGAGACGCTGCTCGACGACTACAACGCCCGGCAGCGGCCGATGGCTGAGGACGTGCTGAGCTTCGCCGCCGGGCTGACCAGGATGGCCGCTGTCTCCCCGGCCGGCCGACCGGCCCGGGACGTGCTGCTCCGACTGGTCGGTGCCGTCCCACCGGTCCGACGGCGGATCGCGCTGCGCCTGTCCGGGTTGTCCCACCGTGCGCCAACGCCGAGTTAG
- a CDS encoding SigE family RNA polymerase sigma factor, whose protein sequence is MAPAKDDGRDGYLAFVETHQHRLLRAAYLICGNQHQAEDLLQDALLKLALRWSSVRNGDPSAYVRAILYRDSVSWWRRRRREWLSAAPPDQVAHDRDGALRLTMRSALGLLPPRQRAVLVLRYYEDLTEVATAEALGVTVGTVKSQCHAALRRLREVAPDLARDARPSQGSADLASGLEVNP, encoded by the coding sequence ATGGCGCCGGCGAAAGACGACGGACGCGACGGTTACCTCGCCTTCGTGGAGACCCACCAGCACCGGCTACTTCGAGCGGCCTACCTGATCTGCGGCAACCAGCATCAGGCCGAGGACCTCCTCCAGGACGCGCTGCTGAAGCTGGCGCTGCGCTGGTCCTCGGTCCGCAACGGCGACCCCTCCGCGTACGTGCGGGCCATCCTCTACCGCGACTCGGTGTCGTGGTGGCGTCGCCGGCGGCGGGAGTGGCTCAGCGCGGCCCCGCCGGACCAGGTGGCCCACGACCGGGACGGCGCGCTACGGCTGACGATGCGCAGCGCGCTGGGTCTGCTGCCACCACGGCAGCGGGCCGTGCTGGTGTTGCGCTACTACGAGGACCTGACCGAGGTCGCCACCGCCGAGGCGCTCGGGGTGACCGTCGGCACCGTGAAGAGCCAGTGTCACGCGGCTCTGCGCCGGCTCCGCGAGGTCGCCCCCGACCTCGCCCGCGACGCCCGACCGAGTCAGGGCTCGGCCGATCTGGCCAGCGGTCTGGAGGTGAACCCGTGA
- a CDS encoding MFS transporter, with protein sequence MTPSVLGRDFRLLWSAAVSSRFGDALRTPALALLAATVTRDPRVIAAVTVAGQVPPLLFGLLGGVYADRWDRRRTMALVDGVRAAVVAALAVVVALNQVSVLVLLVAAFVLAALGTLFDSASFALLPALVPPDALPRANGRLQAGSAVAGGFLGAPAAGVLFAVAPAVPFAVDAVTFAAAALLVLALSPPAAAGGPGTARPRGAVWSEIGAGLRWLRAHRTLWRVTLLAAASNLAISGIMAVLVLYALEVLRVPPAGYGLFAAAAILGGVAGALGAARLAVSLGTVAALRAVLAAQTVALTGFALARHPVPGGIALAVFAAGTVVWNSLSASYGQRHVPSELLGRVGAAQRMVGLLTAPLGAALAGLAAAAYGTVPVAGAAAGTFALVTLVAWRTLRPAAPAVLSRSGAA encoded by the coding sequence ATGACACCTTCCGTGCTGGGCCGGGACTTCCGGCTCCTCTGGTCCGCCGCCGTCTCGTCGCGGTTCGGCGACGCGCTGCGTACCCCCGCACTGGCCCTGTTGGCCGCGACCGTGACCCGCGACCCCCGGGTGATCGCGGCGGTCACCGTGGCCGGCCAGGTGCCACCGCTGCTCTTCGGTCTGCTCGGCGGCGTGTACGCGGACCGCTGGGATCGCCGGCGGACGATGGCCCTGGTCGACGGGGTACGGGCCGCCGTGGTGGCCGCGTTGGCCGTGGTGGTCGCGCTCAACCAGGTCAGTGTCCTGGTGTTGCTGGTGGCGGCGTTTGTGTTGGCCGCGTTGGGCACCCTCTTCGACTCCGCCTCGTTCGCGCTGCTTCCCGCGTTGGTGCCGCCGGACGCGCTGCCTCGGGCGAACGGCCGGCTCCAGGCGGGGTCCGCGGTGGCCGGTGGCTTCCTCGGGGCCCCTGCCGCCGGTGTCCTGTTCGCCGTCGCCCCGGCCGTCCCGTTCGCCGTCGACGCCGTCACCTTCGCGGCGGCCGCCCTGCTCGTGCTGGCCCTCAGCCCGCCTGCCGCCGCAGGAGGGCCTGGGACGGCACGGCCGCGCGGCGCGGTGTGGAGCGAGATCGGGGCGGGACTGCGCTGGCTGCGCGCGCACCGGACCCTGTGGCGGGTCACCCTGCTCGCCGCCGCGAGCAACCTGGCGATCAGTGGAATCATGGCGGTGCTGGTGCTCTACGCGCTGGAGGTGCTGCGGGTGCCGCCGGCCGGCTACGGGCTGTTCGCCGCCGCCGCCATCCTCGGGGGCGTGGCGGGGGCGCTCGGGGCGGCGCGGCTCGCCGTCTCGCTCGGCACCGTCGCGGCGCTGCGCGCGGTGCTGGCCGCGCAGACCGTGGCGTTGACCGGCTTCGCGCTGGCCCGACACCCGGTGCCGGGTGGTATCGCGCTGGCTGTCTTCGCCGCCGGCACGGTGGTGTGGAACAGCCTCTCGGCGTCGTACGGGCAGCGGCACGTGCCGAGCGAGCTGCTCGGCCGGGTCGGTGCGGCCCAGCGGATGGTCGGTCTGCTCACCGCCCCGCTCGGGGCGGCGCTCGCCGGGCTGGCCGCCGCGGCGTACGGCACGGTGCCGGTGGCGGGCGCGGCGGCGGGGACGTTCGCGCTGGTCACCCTCGTGGCGTGGCGGACACTGCGGCCTGCCGCGCCCGCCGTACTGAGCCGCAGCGGAGCTGCCTAA
- a CDS encoding TetR/AcrR family transcriptional regulator encodes MTSSVPSTQPRRSDATRAAILRAARERFAADGYERATIRAIAADAQIDPSMVMRYYGSKEGLFAAAAEFDLRLPDLTSVPPAHLGEVLVRHFLARWEGDETLVALLRAASTNPGAAERMRGIFANQLTAAVATFGTDPALTARRAGLVASQILGLAFTRYIVRLPPMVETSPDELVSWVAPTLQRYLTGTPPS; translated from the coding sequence ATGACCTCGTCCGTCCCGTCGACCCAGCCCCGCCGATCCGACGCCACCCGGGCGGCGATCCTGCGAGCGGCCCGCGAACGGTTCGCGGCGGACGGCTACGAGCGCGCCACGATCCGGGCCATCGCCGCCGACGCCCAGATCGACCCGTCGATGGTCATGCGCTACTACGGCAGCAAGGAAGGGCTCTTCGCGGCGGCGGCCGAGTTCGACCTCCGCCTGCCCGACCTGACCTCGGTGCCGCCCGCTCACCTCGGCGAGGTGCTGGTCCGGCACTTCCTCGCCCGCTGGGAGGGCGACGAGACACTGGTGGCGCTGCTGCGGGCCGCCAGCACCAATCCCGGCGCGGCCGAACGCATGCGCGGCATCTTCGCCAACCAGCTCACCGCCGCGGTCGCCACGTTCGGCACCGACCCGGCGCTGACCGCCCGACGGGCCGGCCTGGTGGCCAGTCAGATCCTCGGCCTCGCCTTCACCCGCTACATCGTCCGGCTGCCGCCCATGGTGGAGACCAGCCCGGACGAGTTGGTCTCGTGGGTCGCGCCGACCCTCCAGCGCTATCTGACCGGAACGCCACCGAGCTGA